In Edaphobacter dinghuensis, one genomic interval encodes:
- a CDS encoding aldo/keto reductase family oxidoreductase, with protein MSTSATLGGTFTFPNTSMTVNRMGYGAMQLAGPQVWGPPRDVDAAVAVLREAVDAGVNHIDTSDFYGPHVTNQIIRRALHPYKDGLVIVTKLGARRGEDKSWIHALSRQELIDGVHDNLRNLGLDALDVVNLRVGGVMGPTEGSIEEPLTVLAELKQQGLIRHLGLSNVSAAQFAEGQKIAEIVCVQNLYNVAQRSDDAFVDDLAARGVAYVPFFPLGGFTPLQSSVLDAVAASLGSTSMQVALAWLLQRSPNMLLIPGTSSVGHLRENLKAATIELSREVVATLDAIGASRGA; from the coding sequence ATGAGCACGTCGGCGACCCTTGGCGGTACATTTACTTTTCCGAATACATCGATGACCGTGAACCGCATGGGCTATGGCGCGATGCAACTGGCGGGGCCGCAGGTGTGGGGGCCACCGCGCGACGTTGACGCTGCGGTTGCGGTTCTGCGCGAGGCTGTGGACGCGGGCGTGAACCATATCGACACGAGCGACTTCTATGGGCCGCATGTGACAAACCAGATCATCCGGCGGGCGCTTCATCCTTATAAGGATGGGTTGGTGATCGTCACCAAGCTGGGCGCGCGCCGCGGCGAGGACAAGTCGTGGATTCATGCTCTCTCGCGGCAGGAGCTGATCGATGGCGTTCACGACAATCTGCGCAACCTCGGGCTCGATGCGCTCGATGTCGTCAACCTTCGCGTTGGAGGCGTGATGGGGCCGACGGAGGGATCGATTGAGGAGCCGCTGACGGTTCTGGCCGAGCTGAAGCAGCAGGGGCTCATCCGGCATCTCGGCCTGAGCAACGTTAGTGCCGCGCAGTTTGCCGAGGGGCAGAAGATTGCTGAGATTGTGTGCGTGCAGAACCTGTACAACGTGGCGCAGCGCAGCGACGATGCGTTTGTCGACGATCTTGCAGCGCGCGGCGTAGCGTATGTGCCTTTCTTTCCGTTGGGTGGATTTACGCCGTTGCAGTCGTCGGTGCTGGATGCGGTGGCGGCTTCCCTGGGGAGCACGTCGATGCAGGTTGCGCTTGCGTGGCTGTTGCAACGCTCGCCTAACATGCTGCTGATTCCGGGGACGTCTTCGGTCGGGCATCTGCGCGAGAACCTGAAGGCGGCAACGATTGAGCTTTCGCGAGAGGTCGTTGCTACGCTCGACGCAATTGGCGCGAGTCGCGGCGCTTAG
- a CDS encoding ABC transporter permease: MFRRRRSADDFAEEIKSHIEHETDDLQREGLNEEQARRRAKVEFGNAQAARERFYLKDCIAWINNLLRDLQFAIRQLARRPGFASIALLVLALGIGTSVAIFAFVDAALLEPLPYAHPDRVMSVSESDTSLPGWPLSYPDFLDWQAQNKSFSSLDIYTGSGYLLRTATGAEPVHGERVSGGFFHTLGVRPILGRDFNPGEDQPGGPNVTLLSYDAWVHRYGAQPDVVGRTIDLDNKPYTIIGVLPQSFTFALSGDAEFWVPINNLSSHEHSRTFYAFFGIARLRDGVTVQSAQSEIRGISQRLQQQYAITGHDLTASVTPFSEVVTGDVRPILLTLLGGAGLLLLIACINVGSLVLVRAENRRREIAVRGALGASPARLIKQFVTEGLVLALLGSVTGIFIAAALMRLLVHLVPKNMAAGMPFLNGVGLNAHTAAFTVAVALLAALLLAVTPMLRLSLRQLRIGLTDGDRGAAGQLWRRLGANLVIFELAIAVMLLAGAGLLGRSFYRLLHVPLGFEPSHLATADVSVPGSMYATSEQIVELYREVVRRATSLPGVESAGITSRLPVQCDCNTDGIRIVGRPYHGEHNEVDERHISANYLSTLKATLRRGRFFTEADDTSKPGVAVINQTLAQKYFPGQDPIGQSIANDEGGIPSVWQIVGVVDDVREGPLDAPVAPTEYFPMNQIGEHSFTLAVRTSQQASTLLPELVSTLHQINPDLGISNETTMIEKIDTTQAALLHRFSAWLVGGFAAMALILGVVGLYGVISYSVGQRTREIGVRMALGAQRGTVYSLVMRQAAWLTLTGLSIGLLCSLATSMLMRSLLFGVQAWDAATLICVSLLLGLASLAASFLPAHRAAKVNPVEALRAE; this comes from the coding sequence ATGTTCAGGCGCAGACGCAGTGCAGACGATTTTGCCGAAGAGATCAAATCGCACATCGAGCACGAGACTGACGATCTACAGCGTGAAGGCTTGAATGAAGAGCAGGCACGCCGCAGGGCAAAAGTAGAGTTCGGCAACGCGCAGGCTGCCCGCGAGCGCTTCTATCTCAAAGACTGCATCGCCTGGATCAACAACCTGCTTCGCGATCTTCAGTTCGCCATTCGCCAGCTAGCAAGAAGGCCCGGCTTCGCCTCCATTGCACTTCTCGTCCTCGCTCTTGGCATCGGTACAAGCGTTGCCATCTTTGCCTTTGTTGATGCCGCACTGCTCGAACCGTTGCCGTATGCGCATCCTGATCGCGTCATGTCGGTCAGCGAAAGCGACACCTCGCTGCCGGGCTGGCCGCTCTCCTATCCTGACTTTCTCGACTGGCAGGCCCAGAACAAATCCTTCAGCTCGCTCGATATCTACACCGGCAGCGGCTATCTTCTGCGCACCGCCACAGGCGCGGAGCCGGTACACGGCGAACGCGTAAGCGGTGGGTTCTTTCACACTCTTGGAGTCCGCCCTATTCTTGGGCGCGACTTCAACCCCGGAGAAGATCAGCCCGGCGGCCCCAACGTGACGCTCCTCAGCTACGACGCATGGGTCCATCGCTACGGCGCGCAGCCGGACGTGGTTGGGCGAACGATCGATCTCGATAATAAGCCTTACACAATCATCGGCGTCCTGCCGCAGTCATTTACCTTCGCACTGAGCGGCGACGCAGAGTTCTGGGTTCCCATTAACAACCTCAGCTCCCACGAGCATTCACGCACCTTCTACGCCTTCTTCGGCATTGCAAGGCTGCGCGATGGAGTAACGGTGCAATCAGCGCAGAGCGAGATCAGGGGAATCTCACAGCGGCTGCAACAGCAATACGCCATCACCGGGCACGACCTGACCGCCAGCGTCACACCCTTTTCCGAAGTTGTCACCGGCGATGTGCGCCCCATCCTGCTGACGCTGCTCGGCGGAGCCGGTCTGCTGTTGCTCATTGCCTGCATCAACGTCGGCAGCCTCGTTCTGGTGCGCGCAGAGAACCGCAGGCGCGAGATTGCAGTACGCGGCGCGTTGGGCGCATCTCCTGCGCGGCTGATCAAACAGTTCGTCACCGAAGGACTCGTGCTTGCCCTACTCGGCAGCGTTACCGGTATCTTCATCGCCGCCGCACTCATGAGGCTCCTCGTTCATCTGGTTCCCAAAAACATGGCAGCAGGCATGCCGTTCCTCAACGGTGTCGGACTCAATGCGCACACTGCGGCCTTCACTGTCGCAGTCGCATTGTTGGCTGCGCTGCTGCTCGCAGTGACGCCCATGCTGCGACTCTCCCTTCGGCAACTGCGCATTGGACTCACCGACGGAGATCGTGGAGCAGCGGGCCAGCTCTGGCGGAGGCTCGGCGCGAATCTCGTCATCTTCGAGCTCGCCATCGCCGTCATGCTTCTGGCAGGCGCCGGATTGTTAGGGCGCAGCTTTTATCGGCTTCTACATGTGCCGCTGGGATTTGAGCCAAGCCACCTTGCAACGGCCGACGTCTCTGTACCCGGCTCGATGTATGCGACCAGCGAACAGATCGTCGAACTCTATCGCGAGGTAGTGCGCCGCGCCACCAGCCTGCCCGGCGTCGAATCGGCAGGAATCACCAGCAGGTTGCCCGTCCAGTGCGATTGCAATACCGATGGCATCAGAATCGTCGGCAGGCCATATCACGGCGAGCACAATGAGGTGGACGAGCGCCACATCAGCGCCAACTATCTGTCCACGCTTAAAGCAACATTGCGCAGGGGACGATTCTTCACCGAGGCTGACGACACATCGAAACCAGGCGTAGCCGTAATCAATCAAACGCTAGCGCAAAAATACTTCCCCGGCCAAGACCCCATCGGTCAGAGCATCGCCAATGACGAAGGCGGAATACCCTCCGTCTGGCAGATCGTCGGCGTAGTCGACGACGTGCGCGAAGGCCCGCTCGATGCCCCCGTTGCGCCAACAGAGTACTTCCCCATGAACCAGATCGGCGAGCACTCCTTTACTCTCGCCGTGCGTACCTCGCAACAAGCAAGCACACTCCTCCCCGAACTAGTCAGCACGCTGCATCAGATTAATCCGGACCTCGGCATCTCCAACGAAACCACCATGATCGAGAAGATCGACACGACGCAGGCCGCCCTGCTGCATCGCTTCTCCGCATGGCTGGTGGGGGGCTTCGCAGCCATGGCGCTGATCCTCGGCGTCGTCGGACTCTACGGTGTCATCTCCTATTCGGTAGGCCAGCGAACGCGCGAGATCGGCGTGCGCATGGCACTCGGAGCACAACGCGGCACGGTCTACAGCCTCGTCATGCGCCAGGCAGCATGGCTGACGCTCACCGGGCTGAGCATCGGTCTGCTCTGCTCTCTGGCAACATCGATGCTCATGCGCAGCCTGCTCTTCGGCGTTCAGGCGTGGGACGCTGCAACTTTAATCTGCGTCTCCTTGCTGCTTGGACTGGCATCGCTCGCGGCCAGCTTTCTCCCCGCGCATCGTGCAGCAAAGGTAAATCCTGTAGAAGCTCTTCGCGCCGAATAG
- a CDS encoding PadR family transcriptional regulator, translated as MPSQTNPDDRVTLLQGTLDLLILKTLVLGACHGQGIARSILRQSEEAFFVDHGSLYLALQRLEDKKWISAKWGVSENNRKARFYSLTAKGRQQLAEKTNEWQRLTRAMGLILNGGPGTEEV; from the coding sequence ATGCCTTCCCAAACCAATCCCGACGACCGCGTCACCCTTCTTCAGGGCACGCTCGACCTGCTCATTCTAAAAACGCTCGTACTCGGTGCCTGCCACGGCCAGGGCATAGCGCGCTCCATCCTTCGCCAATCGGAAGAGGCGTTCTTTGTCGATCATGGCTCGCTCTATCTCGCGCTACAGCGGCTTGAAGACAAAAAATGGATCAGCGCCAAATGGGGCGTCAGCGAAAACAATCGCAAGGCGCGCTTCTACTCGCTAACGGCTAAGGGACGTCAACAGCTTGCAGAGAAGACGAACGAGTGGCAGCGACTGACGAGGGCAATGGGACTGATTCTCAATGGAGGACCAGGCACCGAGGAGGTCTAG
- a CDS encoding nuclear transport factor 2 family protein has protein sequence MAAEHIPQQSTEENQIREALNAHWRASAAGDADAEHAIYTDDAICDYPQSGERILGRSNLQALRSHHPGKPSGFNVRRMLGQGNLWITEYTITYQGRPAYTVSIMEFRDGKVVHETQYFADPFEAPAWRRQWVQLTT, from the coding sequence ATGGCAGCCGAACACATCCCACAGCAATCGACCGAAGAGAACCAGATACGCGAGGCCCTGAACGCGCACTGGCGCGCATCGGCAGCCGGCGACGCAGACGCCGAGCACGCTATCTACACCGACGACGCCATCTGCGACTATCCGCAGTCGGGCGAGCGCATCCTCGGACGAAGCAATCTGCAAGCACTGCGGAGTCACCACCCCGGCAAGCCCTCCGGCTTCAACGTCAGGCGAATGCTCGGGCAAGGCAACCTCTGGATCACCGAGTACACCATCACCTATCAGGGGCGCCCTGCATACACGGTCAGCATTATGGAGTTCCGCGACGGCAAGGTCGTGCACGAGACACAATACTTTGCCGATCCCTTCGAGGCTCCCGCATGGCGACGCCAATGGGTTCAGCTCACCACCTGA
- a CDS encoding FAD-dependent monooxygenase, whose product MTEHAVVVAGGGPTGMMLAAELALAGVDVAIVERRTSQDLVGARAGGLHSRTIEVFDQRGIADRFLSQGELHRKGLGFHHTISDISDMPTRHSYFLALRQQQIERILAGWVDELGVRIYRGREVNGFAQDESGVDVALSDGETLRAAYLVGCDGGRSAIRKAAGIEFAGWDATKSWLMAEVQVTEEPAWGFREDATGTHAIGKLEHGTGMRVVLTEQERKVGGEPTLSDVSEALIAVYGTDFGAHSPGPITRFTDVTRQAVAYRNGRVLLAGDAAHVHPPMGGQGLNLGVQDAMNLGWKLAQVVKRVSPESLLDSYQAERHPVVAGVLRATMTSVALQRPDERTKALRETLAELMKLDEVRRQVAVEKAGLDIHYDLGEGHPLLGRRMPDVEVATAAGLLRVFTLLHDARPLLLNLGERNGFDIAPWADRVQLVDSRYDGRWELPALGEVAAPAAVLIRPDGYVAWVGEMGGQGLADALSNWFGPPAAA is encoded by the coding sequence ATGACTGAGCATGCGGTTGTGGTTGCAGGAGGAGGGCCGACGGGGATGATGCTGGCGGCTGAGCTGGCGTTGGCGGGTGTGGATGTGGCCATCGTCGAGCGGCGCACTAGCCAGGATCTTGTGGGGGCGAGGGCGGGCGGTTTGCACTCGCGTACGATCGAGGTCTTCGATCAGCGCGGAATTGCGGACCGGTTTCTTTCGCAGGGAGAGCTGCATCGGAAGGGGTTAGGTTTTCACCACACTATCTCCGATATCAGCGACATGCCTACGCGGCATAGCTACTTTCTGGCGCTGCGGCAGCAGCAGATCGAGCGCATCCTCGCTGGCTGGGTCGACGAGCTTGGGGTGAGGATCTATCGCGGACGCGAGGTTAATGGCTTTGCGCAGGATGAATCGGGCGTGGATGTTGCGCTGTCGGATGGTGAGACGCTGCGAGCGGCGTACCTTGTGGGCTGCGATGGGGGGCGCAGCGCGATTCGCAAGGCGGCGGGCATCGAGTTTGCCGGATGGGATGCGACGAAGAGCTGGCTGATGGCGGAGGTGCAGGTGACTGAGGAGCCTGCGTGGGGCTTTCGCGAAGATGCGACCGGTACCCATGCGATCGGCAAGCTGGAGCATGGCACGGGAATGCGGGTTGTGCTGACCGAACAGGAGCGAAAGGTCGGCGGCGAACCGACGCTGAGCGATGTCAGCGAGGCGCTTATTGCTGTCTACGGGACTGATTTTGGAGCTCACAGCCCAGGCCCGATCACGAGGTTTACCGATGTAACGCGGCAGGCGGTAGCGTATCGCAACGGACGAGTGCTGTTGGCGGGCGACGCGGCGCATGTGCATCCGCCGATGGGTGGGCAGGGCTTGAATCTGGGTGTACAGGACGCGATGAATCTGGGATGGAAGCTGGCGCAGGTGGTTAAGCGGGTTTCGCCGGAGAGCCTTCTGGACAGCTACCAGGCCGAGCGTCATCCGGTGGTGGCTGGTGTGCTGCGCGCGACGATGACGTCTGTTGCGCTTCAGCGACCGGATGAACGTACCAAGGCGTTGCGAGAGACGCTTGCCGAGTTGATGAAGCTGGATGAGGTTCGTCGGCAGGTGGCCGTGGAAAAGGCCGGACTGGACATCCATTACGACTTGGGCGAGGGGCATCCTCTGCTGGGACGACGAATGCCTGATGTTGAGGTGGCAACGGCCGCGGGATTGCTGCGAGTGTTTACGCTGTTGCATGATGCGCGGCCGCTGCTCCTGAACCTCGGTGAGCGGAACGGCTTCGATATCGCTCCGTGGGCGGATCGCGTTCAGTTGGTCGACAGCAGGTATGACGGGAGGTGGGAGCTTCCTGCGCTGGGAGAGGTTGCTGCTCCTGCGGCGGTGCTGATTCGGCCTGACGGATACGTGGCTTGGGTGGGAGAGATGGGTGGACAGGGACTGGCAGATGCGCTGAGCAACTGGTTCGGGCCGCCTGCTGCGGCGTAA
- a CDS encoding YciI family protein translates to MRFMMIVIPKGYETAAPDAVPNAEAVSKMMEYNKSLQQAGVLLALDGLLPPSAGARVSYTDGKATVTDGPFAEAKEVVGGYWIIQVRSREEAIEWAKRAPMRNNEIIEVRQIHEMTDFPEDVRKAAAGFEDLTNVTAAKA, encoded by the coding sequence ATGCGCTTCATGATGATCGTGATTCCCAAAGGATATGAGACGGCAGCTCCGGACGCAGTTCCGAATGCGGAGGCAGTGTCGAAGATGATGGAGTACAACAAGAGCCTGCAACAGGCGGGCGTTCTGCTGGCGCTGGACGGGCTGCTTCCGCCTTCGGCCGGCGCTCGTGTCTCGTACACGGATGGCAAGGCCACGGTTACGGATGGGCCTTTCGCTGAGGCGAAAGAGGTTGTCGGAGGTTACTGGATCATCCAGGTGCGTTCGCGCGAAGAGGCGATTGAATGGGCCAAGCGGGCGCCGATGCGGAATAACGAGATCATCGAGGTGCGGCAGATCCACGAGATGACCGACTTCCCTGAGGATGTGCGGAAGGCTGCGGCGGGCTTTGAAGATCTGACGAACGTGACCGCCGCGAAGGCATGA
- a CDS encoding RNA polymerase sigma factor, whose translation MSDIHRTIEAVWRIESTRLITGIARVIRDVGIAEELAQEALVAALEQWPEEGIPDNPAAWLMTAAKRRAIDQLRRGRMLELKHGEIARELELEQRRLGDALDQSLDQVIDDDVLRLIFIACHPVLAVEGCIALTLRLICGLTTAEIARAFLVPEKTLGQRIFRAKRTLAEAHVRFESPRGEELRRRVETVLSVVYLIFNEGYTATSGGEWMRAALSEEALRLGRMLAQLLPAEPEIHGLLALMELQASRAAARTGPDGAPVLLLEQNRSLWDYAQIQRGMAALERAQGLGGGAGNYAMQAAIAACHARARTASETDWERIVLLYDALLQIRPSPIVALNRAVAVGMAYPAAGLDAVDALANEPGLANYHLLPTVRGDLLIKLGRFAEARKELQRALGMTQNEAEQILLRKKLQMMDEKGF comes from the coding sequence ATGAGCGACATTCACAGGACGATCGAGGCGGTGTGGAGAATCGAATCCACACGCCTCATCACCGGAATTGCGCGTGTCATCCGCGATGTCGGGATTGCGGAGGAGCTTGCCCAGGAGGCCCTGGTTGCAGCGCTGGAGCAGTGGCCGGAGGAGGGCATTCCCGACAACCCTGCCGCGTGGCTGATGACGGCGGCGAAGCGGCGCGCCATCGACCAGCTGCGCCGCGGGCGGATGCTCGAGCTGAAGCATGGCGAGATCGCTCGCGAGCTTGAGCTGGAGCAGCGGCGGCTTGGCGATGCGCTCGATCAGTCTCTCGATCAGGTCATCGATGACGATGTGCTGCGCCTCATCTTTATCGCGTGCCATCCGGTGCTCGCGGTAGAAGGATGCATCGCGCTCACGCTGCGCTTAATCTGCGGCCTGACCACGGCGGAGATTGCCCGCGCATTTCTGGTTCCGGAAAAGACGCTGGGCCAGCGTATCTTTCGCGCCAAGCGAACGCTCGCCGAGGCGCATGTTCGCTTCGAGTCTCCACGCGGAGAGGAGCTGCGCAGAAGAGTCGAGACGGTGCTCTCGGTCGTCTACCTAATATTTAACGAGGGATATACGGCGACATCGGGCGGTGAGTGGATGCGGGCAGCGCTCTCCGAAGAGGCGCTTCGCCTCGGACGCATGCTGGCGCAACTGCTTCCTGCGGAGCCTGAGATTCATGGGCTGCTGGCATTGATGGAGCTGCAGGCCTCGCGTGCCGCAGCGCGAACAGGGCCCGATGGCGCGCCGGTGTTACTGCTCGAACAGAACCGGTCGTTGTGGGACTATGCACAGATTCAGCGAGGCATGGCCGCGCTTGAGCGCGCGCAGGGGCTAGGCGGAGGCGCGGGCAACTATGCGATGCAGGCGGCCATTGCAGCCTGTCATGCGCGAGCACGCACGGCCAGCGAGACTGACTGGGAGCGCATCGTTCTTCTTTACGACGCGCTGTTGCAGATCAGGCCGTCTCCGATTGTGGCGCTGAATAGGGCGGTAGCGGTCGGTATGGCGTACCCCGCCGCCGGGCTCGATGCGGTGGACGCTCTGGCCAACGAGCCTGGGCTGGCGAACTATCACCTGCTTCCAACGGTTCGGGGAGATCTGCTCATCAAGCTCGGACGATTTGCCGAAGCCCGCAAAGAGCTGCAACGCGCTCTGGGGATGACGCAGAACGAGGCCGAACAAATTTTATTGAGGAAAAAATTGCAGATGATGGATGAAAAAGGCTTTTAG
- a CDS encoding VOC family protein, whose translation MNNLAPFLWFNDNAEEAADFYLSIFPRARKVEEMRSKGVGPWPVGKIATITIELEGQQMVFMNGGPAQQLTPAFSFFVRCDSQQEIDSYWDKLMEGGGKPMACGWLTDRFGLCWQIVPRNIGALISHPKAMEAMMGMIKMDLVALEAAAREG comes from the coding sequence ATGAATAATCTCGCGCCATTCCTCTGGTTCAACGACAACGCCGAAGAAGCCGCCGATTTCTACCTCAGCATCTTTCCGCGCGCCCGCAAGGTCGAAGAGATGCGCTCCAAAGGCGTCGGCCCCTGGCCCGTCGGCAAAATCGCCACCATCACCATCGAGCTTGAAGGTCAGCAGATGGTCTTCATGAACGGCGGCCCCGCGCAACAGCTTACCCCCGCCTTCTCCTTCTTCGTCCGCTGCGACTCGCAGCAGGAGATCGACAGCTACTGGGACAAGCTGATGGAAGGCGGCGGCAAGCCCATGGCCTGCGGCTGGCTCACAGACCGCTTCGGCCTCTGCTGGCAGATCGTGCCGCGCAACATCGGCGCGCTGATCAGTCACCCCAAAGCCATGGAAGCCATGATGGGAATGATCAAAATGGATCTGGTCGCTCTCGAAGCCGCCGCACGAGAGGGCTAA
- a CDS encoding Type 1 glutamine amidotransferase-like domain-containing protein encodes MKLLLTSSGISNTSIHDALVDLLGKPVTESSALFIPTAMYPFPRHAAMAWQAFCGKAKTPLCELGWKSLGVLELTALPSIDKNDWVPMVEETDALLVWGGDPLYLSQWMRQSGLTDLLPLLRRESVYVGVSAGSMAVSTTFGEAYSNPPSGSRNVLTSENIVFATPKGGMSRILATAQGAGMVDFALIPHLDHEDHPDASLANAEQWAAKIPVPVYAIDDQTAIKVIDGNIEVVSEGHWRLFTSHCTRT; translated from the coding sequence ATGAAACTTCTCCTCACCTCCTCTGGCATCAGCAACACGAGCATCCACGATGCTTTGGTCGATCTTCTGGGCAAACCGGTTACCGAATCGAGTGCCCTCTTCATTCCCACTGCAATGTACCCATTCCCGCGACATGCTGCTATGGCATGGCAGGCGTTCTGCGGAAAAGCTAAGACCCCATTGTGCGAATTGGGTTGGAAGTCTCTGGGAGTGCTGGAACTTACCGCGCTGCCCAGCATCGATAAAAACGATTGGGTCCCAATGGTCGAAGAGACGGACGCTCTACTGGTTTGGGGTGGCGATCCTCTTTATCTGTCTCAATGGATGCGACAGTCAGGACTGACCGACCTGCTACCGCTGTTGCGACGCGAATCGGTCTATGTGGGAGTCAGTGCCGGGAGCATGGCGGTATCGACCACCTTCGGAGAAGCCTACAGCAATCCACCCAGCGGCAGCCGCAACGTGCTCACATCGGAAAACATCGTGTTCGCTACACCAAAGGGAGGAATGAGCAGGATCCTAGCCACAGCGCAGGGAGCGGGAATGGTCGACTTTGCATTGATTCCGCATCTTGATCACGAGGATCATCCGGATGCTTCTCTAGCGAATGCAGAACAGTGGGCTGCGAAGATACCTGTGCCAGTGTATGCGATTGACGATCAGACCGCTATCAAGGTGATCGACGGCAACATAGAAGTAGTCTCCGAGGGGCACTGGAGACTATTTACTTCGCACTGCACTCGAACTTAA
- a CDS encoding dihydrofolate reductase family protein, with the protein MRKLKIMEHISLDGVIEIGRPGDEGFPYGDWTAPYRSPAGLERVLAIYGENFDLLIGRRTYDMWSGYWPKAPKSPMADRLNAATKYVATHRPESLEWGPVEGIGPDLVEGVRGIKAKDGADLILAGSSTLTSVLLEHGLADEVVLLVNPVLLGKGKRLFAEGTPPRAFTLESTQALPSGIIINHYKAAGALQNLR; encoded by the coding sequence ATGCGCAAACTCAAGATCATGGAACATATTTCGTTGGACGGCGTGATTGAGATTGGACGTCCGGGCGATGAGGGCTTTCCTTATGGCGACTGGACCGCGCCGTATCGCAGTCCTGCCGGGCTGGAGAGAGTGCTTGCGATCTACGGCGAGAACTTCGATCTGCTGATTGGGCGCCGGACCTACGATATGTGGTCGGGTTACTGGCCGAAGGCACCGAAGAGTCCGATGGCGGACCGCCTGAATGCGGCGACGAAGTATGTTGCGACCCACAGGCCGGAGAGCCTGGAATGGGGGCCGGTTGAGGGGATTGGGCCGGACCTCGTGGAGGGTGTGCGCGGCATCAAGGCGAAGGACGGTGCGGACCTGATCCTCGCGGGCAGCTCGACACTGACGTCGGTGTTGCTCGAGCATGGGCTGGCGGATGAGGTGGTTCTGCTGGTCAACCCTGTGCTGCTGGGCAAAGGAAAGCGCCTTTTTGCGGAGGGAACTCCGCCACGCGCGTTTACGCTGGAGAGCACGCAGGCTTTGCCGTCGGGCATCATCATCAACCATTACAAGGCCGCTGGAGCTTTGCAGAATTTGAGATGA
- a CDS encoding SDR family oxidoreductase, translating to MRIFVTGATGFIGSALVPELIRHGHQVLGLTRSDAGAQSLLAAGAQPHHGDLEDLDSLRRGAASADAVIHLAFIHDFSKFLANCEIDSRAIEALGSTLAGSSRPLVITSGTGMGSAAPGQLATEDHFDPDHANPRKSSELAGAALTDRGINVSVVRLPQVHDPFRQGLISYAVAAARDKGRSAYVGDGQNRWPAVHVRDAARLYRLVVEKQQPGARYHAVAEEGVPVRDIAEVLGKGLKLPTASLSQEEAAAHFGWLAPFAAWDMPASSTLTQQRLNWHPTGPTLISDLEQMRF from the coding sequence ATGCGTATCTTCGTCACCGGAGCCACCGGCTTCATCGGCTCCGCCCTCGTTCCCGAGCTCATCCGCCACGGCCACCAGGTCCTCGGCCTCACGCGCTCCGACGCCGGAGCCCAATCCCTCCTCGCCGCCGGGGCCCAGCCCCACCACGGCGACCTCGAAGACCTCGACAGCCTCCGCCGCGGTGCAGCCTCCGCCGACGCCGTCATCCACCTCGCCTTCATCCACGACTTCTCCAAATTCCTCGCCAACTGCGAGATCGACAGCCGCGCCATTGAAGCCCTCGGCTCCACGCTCGCCGGCTCCAGCCGTCCGCTCGTCATCACCTCCGGCACCGGCATGGGCAGCGCCGCGCCCGGCCAACTCGCCACCGAAGACCACTTCGATCCCGACCACGCCAACCCGCGCAAGTCCTCCGAGCTAGCAGGTGCAGCTCTCACCGACCGCGGCATCAACGTCTCCGTCGTCCGCCTCCCCCAGGTCCACGACCCCTTCAGGCAAGGTCTCATCAGCTACGCCGTCGCCGCCGCTCGCGACAAGGGCCGCTCCGCCTACGTCGGCGACGGACAGAACCGCTGGCCCGCCGTGCACGTCCGCGACGCCGCCCGCCTCTATCGCCTCGTCGTCGAAAAACAGCAGCCCGGCGCCCGCTACCACGCCGTCGCCGAAGAAGGCGTCCCCGTCCGCGATATCGCCGAAGTCCTTGGCAAAGGCCTCAAGCTCCCCACCGCCTCCCTCTCGCAGGAAGAAGCCGCAGCCCACTTCGGCTGGCTCGCGCCCTTCGCCGCCTGGGACATGCCCGCCTCCAGCACCTTGACCCAACAGCGCCTGAACTGGCACCCCACCGGCCCCACCCTCATCTCCGACCTGGAACAGATGCGCTTCTAA